Genomic segment of Methanolobus mangrovi:
TTCAAAATGCTCCGGGTGCTCCTTCATTTCCTCCGGGTATGGCTCCTCCAGGCGTCTCTCCGGGAGGTATATCTCAACAATCTTCTGCAAACAATGAGATGCTGGAAGAGAACCGGAAAAAGATAAAAGATGTTGAAGGCAAAATTTCAAAGGCCGATGTAGCTCTCAACCTGGTTCAGAAGGAAAATGAAGAGATCAAAAAGACAGTCGATAAAATAGACCAGAGTGTTCTAGAATTATTATCCCTGTATGAGATCGTTTCCAATCAGGTTAACCCTTTCGTTGGTGATGATGTTGCTTCTCGTGCCACAATAGAGAGATTTGATAAAACTGATAAGAGGATCACAGAATTGGGTGACATGCTGGTCCTCATGAAGAACGAATATGACAGCACAGTTCAGAAATTGAGCCTGCCACAGGGTATTTCATCAGAGGCAGAGTCAAGGATGCATAATATCGAGTCCAAAATGGATGCATTTGCAGATGCAATGATGATGATGCATGAAAGCATCGAACAATTGTCTTCCAAAACAGAGCAATTGTTTTCCAGAACCAGTGCTCTTGACCAGAATGTCATTGACCTGGCCGAAACAACCACAAATATATCTTCACGTCTTGATATTTTTGAGAAACAATCAGCGGTCATCAATAGTGTAAATGCTGCTGAAAATACTGATGAAAATGAAGAGTCAAATGACAGTGAACTTGTTGTGCTGCCAAAAAAATCTTCCATTCCAATGGTGCGGCTGGAGTCCATAAAAGGTGATCCAACCAGTGTTGTTGTCCTGCTTAACTGGATCGAGTTTTTGATGGAGCGTGTGGGAAGGAACAATCTTATGGATGCTCTTGATTATTATATGGACATCGGGTGGATAAGTGAGGATGTTATGTCTGAGATAATGGCTTATGCCCGGGGAATAGATTATTATGTGGAAAAGCCCACATGGCGTCTTCTTCCAGAGGATCACACTAAATCTCTGCTTTTTATAGAAAGGCTGTCAGGCCGCAAGATCGACAGGAATATGCTCAGTTCCATAGACAGGGAAATGGCAAAGGTGAAGCACGGTCTGGAGGAACTCTATGGGATTTGAGTTATCAGTAGTCACAGTTATTTTCTTCATATCTGCAGTACTTTTAGGAACCTTCTCGTACACAATGTTGAGTACTTCTAATGAGGTTGTAGTGGATGCTTCAGTAGAACAGCATAAGATGCAAAGTATTCGGCTTCAGACAGACATAGAGGTGGATGACTCCATTCCACAGACTTCCGGATCCAATTACAATCTTACTCTAATTCTATCTAATACTGGTAGTGAGACAATTCGCTTTGATGAATTGAATGTGCTGGTGGACGGAACTCTGAAATCATACTCTTATAGTGACGTTGCTGCTACGTGGACTCCTGCAGAGACAAGGAACCTGACAGTAACAGGTCTTTACGGTCTTGGAATACATCGTGTTAAGGTCGTAACTTCAAATGGTGTCTCAGCTTATGATTCATATTTGGTTTGACTGGAATGGTAGGTTAATATGCCAATAATTATATATTAATAGACAGTTATATTTCTATTCGGACTGGCAGAAAAAATGAAGAGCATGCTAACTACAGACAGAAAGAACCTGCTGAAGGACACAAGTGCTGACACCGCTATCACGCACATGATATTCTTCATAGCAGCGATAATACTAGCTATCAGCGTAGTTGCTCTTATATCGGCTGATGTCCAGTCTATGGTTGCTTCATCGGGTTCAAGTAGTAAATTACTTTCAGAGCAGATGAAAACTGATATCACAATAGTGAATGACCCTGAGATAATTCCTTACGATGGCGCCAGTAAAAAATACACATTTTATGCAAAGAACACCGGTAAAACAGAATTAGTGCCGGAATACGTGACCGTTC
This window contains:
- a CDS encoding FlaD/FlaE family flagellar protein, whose protein sequence is MAGFSDKIKKITSVLSKKDKKKGADSPFDSVAPSFLQGIPDLGSLPDLSAGLPPVPPGSPPAGPPGFQNAPGAPSFPPGMAPPGVSPGGISQQSSANNEMLEENRKKIKDVEGKISKADVALNLVQKENEEIKKTVDKIDQSVLELLSLYEIVSNQVNPFVGDDVASRATIERFDKTDKRITELGDMLVLMKNEYDSTVQKLSLPQGISSEAESRMHNIESKMDAFADAMMMMHESIEQLSSKTEQLFSRTSALDQNVIDLAETTTNISSRLDIFEKQSAVINSVNAAENTDENEESNDSELVVLPKKSSIPMVRLESIKGDPTSVVVLLNWIEFLMERVGRNNLMDALDYYMDIGWISEDVMSEIMAYARGIDYYVEKPTWRLLPEDHTKSLLFIERLSGRKIDRNMLSSIDREMAKVKHGLEELYGI
- a CDS encoding flagellar protein G, producing MKSMLTTDRKNLLKDTSADTAITHMIFFIAAIILAISVVALISADVQSMVASSGSSSKLLSEQMKTDITIVNDPEIIPYDGASKKYTFYAKNTGKTELVPEYVTVLVDGIMIRPDDIDIDLMDGDVIWRPGDILSLNVTTNPSPLDSGDHRILVAAENGKSGAMSFKT